The nucleotide sequence CATTGCGCGATCACGAGCTTGGGGTTGCTGATGATGAACAGCGGCGAGCCGATGATCGGCAGCGGCAGGTTCGCGAGCACGGGGGGCAGTTTCGACATGGTCGTTGTCTCAGGGGTTGTTGAATTCGGGAGCGGACAGCCGGACGCGGAGGACGCGAAGATTCCGCGAAGTGCGCAAAAGCAAAACCAAATTTTGATTTCTCTTTCGCGTCCTTTGCGTAACCTTTGCGACCTTCGCGTACGGAAGTCCGGATGTCAGAAGGCCTCGAGCGCCAGCGCGTTCACGCTCTCGGCACCGTCGACGATGCTGTCGCGCAGGCCCGGCGCCTTCGCGAGGATGTGCTCGGCATAGAACCGCGCCGTGGTGATCTTGGCCTGCATGAAGTCGACGTCGACGTTGTGCGAGGCCTGGTCCTGCGCCACGATCAGCGAACGCGCGAGCTGCCAGCCGGCCACCAGGTTGCCCGCGAGCATCAGGTAGGGCACGCTGCCCGCGAACACCGCGTTGGGCGAGGCCTTGGTCTGGCCCGCGACGAAATCCACCACCTCGACGAAGGCCTCGCGCGCGGCCTTCAGGCGCTTGAGCACGGCCTTGGCGGCGGCGCTGTCGCTCTTCGCGAGCTCGGCCTCGGTCTTCTCGATCTGCGCGGCGATCGCCTTGGCGGTCTGGCCGCCGTCGCGCGCGGTCTTGCGGCCCACGAGGTCGTTGGCCTGGATCGCGGTCGTACCTTCGTAGATCGTGAGGATCTTCGCGTCGCGGTAGTACTGCGCCGCGCCGGTCTCCTCGATGAAGCCCATGCCGCCATGCACCTGCACGCCCAGCGAGGTCACCTCGAGGCTCATCTCGGTGCTGTAGCCCTTGACCAGCGGCACCATGAATTCGTAGAAGGCCTGGTTCTGCTTGCGCGCGTCGGCATCGGGATGGTGGTGCGCGGCGTCGTAGGCCGCGGCGGCCACGCTGGCCATGGCGCGGCAGCCTTCGGTGTAGGCACGCATGGTCATCAGCATGCGCTTCACGTCGGGATGATGGATGATCGCCGCGCTCGCATTGATCGAGCCGTCGACCGGGCGGCTCTGCACGCGCTCCCTGGCGTAGGCCACCGCATGCTGGTAGGCGCGCTCGGCGATCGCGATGCCCTGCATGCCCACCGCGTAGCGGGCCGAGTTCATCATGATGAACATGTACTCGAGGCCGCGGTTCTCTTGGCCCACCAGGTAGCCGACGGCGCCGCCATGGTCGCCGTACTGCAGCACCGCGGTCGGCGAGGCCTTGATGCCCATCTTGTGCTCGATGCTCACGCAGTGCACGTCGTTGCGCGCGCCCGGCGAACCGTCGGCGTTCAGCAGGAACTTCGGCACCACGAACAGGCTGATGCCCTTCACGCCCTCGGGCGCGCCGCTCACGCGCGCCAGCACGAGGTGCACGATGTTCTCGGCCATGTCGTGCTCGCCGTAGGTGATGAAGATCTTGGTGCCGAAGACCTTGTAGCTGCCGTCGGGCTGCGGCTCGGCGCGGCTGCGCACCAGCGCGAGGTCGCTGCCGGCCTGCGGCTCGGTGAGGTTCATCGTGCCGGTCCACTGGCCGCTCACGAGCTTCTCGAGGTAGGTGGCCTTGAGCTCGTCGGAGCCCGCGGTCAGCAGCGCCTCGATGGCGCCGTCGCTGAGCAGCGGGCACAGCGCGAAGCTCATGTTGGCCGAATTGAGCATCTCGCCGCAGGCGGCGCCGATGGTCTTGGGCAGGCCCTGGCCGCCGAAGTCGGCCGGATGCTGCAGGCCCTGCCAGCCGCCCGACACGTACTGCGCGAAGGCGTCCTTGAAGCCGGCCGTGGTCGTGACCTCGCCGTCCTTGAACGACGAGGGATTGCGGTCGCCCGCCACGTTGAGCGGCGCGATCACGTCCTGGTTGAAGCGCGCGCATTCCTCGAGCACGGCCTGCGCGGTCTCGAGGCCGGCGTCCTCGAAGCCGGGCAGCCTGGCGATCTCGCCGATGTTGGCCAGGTGCTCGATGTCGAACAGCATGTCCTTGAGGGGGGCGGTGTAGCTCATCTCATGTCTCCCGATACTGCGGATGTGAAAAGGGCATCGCGAACGATGCCCTCTGGCTCAATGCAATGGCGCGATCAGAGCGCCTTGACCAGTTCCGGCACGGCCGTGAACAGGTCGGCCACGAGGCCGTAGTCGGCCACCGAGAAGATCGGCGCTTCCTCGTCCTTGTTGATCGCGACGATGACCTTGGAGTCCTTCATGCCGGCCAGATGCTGGATCGCGCCCGAGATGCCCGCGGCGATGTACAGCTGCGGCGCCACGATCTTGCCGGTCTGGCCCACTTGCCAGTCGTTGGGCGCGTAGCCCGCGTCGACGGCGGCGCGGCTGGCGCCGAGGCCCGCGTTGAGCTTGTCGGCCAGCGGCGCCATCACCTCGGTGAACTTCTCGGCGCTGCCCAATGCACGGCCGCCCGAGACGATGATCTTCGCGGCCGTCAGTTCGGGGCGTTCGCTCTTCGTGACTTCACGGCCGACGAAGCTGCTCTTGCCGCTGTCGGCAACGCCTTCGGCGGTCTCGACCGTTGCGCTGCCACCGGTGGCGGCGGCTGCATCGAAGCCGGTCGTGCGAACGGTGATGACCTTGGTGGCATCGCTGCTCTGCACGGTGGCAATGGCGTTGCCGGCGTAGATCGGACGCTCGAAGGTATCGGGGCTGTCGACCTTGGTGATGTCGCTGATCTGCGCGACGTCGAGCTTGGCGGCCACGCGCGGCGCGACGTTCTTGCCGTTGGCGGTCGAGGGGAACAGGATGTGGCTGTAGTTGGAAGCGATCGCGAGGACTTGCGCCGCGACGTTCTCGGCCAGGTTCTCGGCGAGGCTAGCGCTGTCGGCGGCGATGACCTTGGTGACGCCGGCGATCTGGGCTGCGGCCTTGGCGGCTTCGGCCGCGTTGGCACCGGCCACGAGCACGTGGACGTCGCCACCGCAGGCGAGCGCGGCGGTCACGGTGTTGAGGGTGGCCGGCTTGATGCTGGCGTGGTCGTGTTCGGCAATGACGAGTGCGGTCATGTTCGTTGTCTTCCTCAGATCACTTTGGCTTCGTTCTTCAGCTTGTCCACCAGGGTCGCCACATCGGGCACCTTGATGCCGGCGCCGCGCTTCGGCGGTTCCGAGACCTTGAGGGTCTTCAGCCGCGGCTTGACGTCCACGCCGAGGTCCTCGGGCTTGAAGGTGTCGAGCTGCTTCTTCTTGGCCTTCATGATGTTGGGCAAGGTGACATAGCGCGGCTCGTTGAGGCGCAGGTCGGTCGTGATGACGGCCGGCAGCGTGAGCGAGACGGTCTCGAGGCCGCCGTCGACTTCACGGGTCACGTTGGCCTTGTCACCGGCGACTTCGACCTTGCTCGCGAAGGTGGCTTGCGGCAGGTCAGCCAAGGCAGCCAGCATCTGGCCGGTCTGGTTGGCATCGTCGTCGATGGCCTGCTTGCCGAGGATGATCAGCTGCGGCTGTTCCTTGTCGACCAGCGCCTTGAGCAGCTTGGCCACGGCCAGAGGCTGCAGCTCTTCCGAGGTCTCGACCAGGATGCCGCGGTCGGCGCCGATGGCCATCGCGGTGCGCAGGGTTTCCTGCGACTTGGCGTCACCGCACGAGACGGCGATGACCTCGGTCACCACGCCCTTCTCCTTCAGGCGCACGGCCTCTTCGACGGCGATCTCGTCGAAGGGGTTCATGCTCATCTTGACGTTGGCGATGTCCACGCCCGTGCCGTCGCTCTTGACGCGCACCTTCACGTTGTAGTCGACGACCCGTTTGACAGGCACAAGAACCTTCATTGACTTGACTCCATTGGGATTGCAAAAAGGGGGCTTCGAGAGCAACCGGTCATTCTAGGACGCGACCTTTGCCGTCTCTGATCTCATTTCGATTCACGCCGCGGGGCGAAAAAAGAACGGTCGTGCTTTTCCTCGATTATAAGGCAGCGTCCGCAGGTGGCGAAATCCCGGGCGGCAGCGATTCGACGCGCAGAACGCGCTGCGGATAGGGAATGTCGATCTTCGCGGCGCGCAGGCCTTCGAGGATCGCGACGTTGATCGCCGAGCGCAGGTTGTCCTTGCCCTTGTCGGGATCGGCGACCCAGAAGTTCAGCGTGAACTCCAGCCCGTCGGGCGCGAAGTTCATCAGGAAGGCCACCGGCGCCGGGTCGGTCATCACGCGCGACTGGGCCTTGGCGGCGTCGCAGAGGATGGCCTGCACCTGCGCCACGTCGCTCTCGTAGCCGACCACGATGCTGGTCGTAATGTTGAATTTGCGGTCCGCGATCGAGAGGTTCTCCACGCGCGAGGTGATCAACGATTCGTTCGGCACGATCGCCTCGCGGCCGTTGCCGGCGCGGATCAGCGTGTAGCGGGTCTTGATGTCGGTGATGCGGCCCTCGAAGGTGTCGACCTTGACGTTGTCGCCGATGCGGATCGAGCGTTCGAGCAGGATCACGAAGCCGCTGACGTAATTGGCCGCCAGCTTCTGCAGGCCGAAACCCAGGCCGACGCCGAGCGCGCCGCCGAGCACCGACAGCGCCGTGAGGTCCACGCCCACCGCCGACAGCGCGAACAGCAGGCCCACGAGCAGCAGCAGCGCGCGCACCGCGTTCGAGGCCACCTTGCGCATCGACAGGTCGGTGACGGCCTCGCGCAGGATGCGCTTCTCGATCGTCGAGGCGATCCACAGCGCGATCACCAGCACCAGGCCGGCCGACAGCGCGCCCTGGATGATGGTCTGCAGGCTCACCCGGGTCTTGCCGAAGGCCAGCGTGATGTCGTCGAGCTCGGCCAGCACCGGCGGCAGCAGGCCGATGATCCAGAGCACGGCCGCGACCCAGGCCAGCCACGAGATGGTGCGCTCGAGCAGCCGCACGAGGTTGGAGGCCGGGAACACGGCGCGCAGCACGCGCGCGAACAGCCGGATGACGGCCAGCGACAGGAACACCGAGACGCCGATGCGCAGCACCAGGATGGTCTGGTACTCGGACACCAGCCGCCGCGCGAGTTCGGCGAACACCAGCGCCAGAAGCGGGAACAGCACGCCGTCGAAGGTGCGCTCGCCGAACCAGATCGAGTCCTTGGGCTGGTCGCGCCCGAACCAGCGGCAGATGCCCCAGGCCAGGGCGATGCAGGCGGCGAGCGCGGCCAGCTCGATGGCGATGCCGCGCGCGTCGACCTGCGCGAGTCGTTGGGTGAAGTCGTTGAAGTTCATGTCAGCGGGTTCGGCAGGAACACGGGATCGGGCAGCCGAACGCAGAAGTCGCGAAGGTTCCGCAGAAATCGCAGAAGGAAATCAAGAATTTTCTTGGCTCCTTCTGCGACCTCTGCGCCGTTTTGTCTTTCTTCTGCGTTCGGCCGCCCGATCCCGATTTTTTCAGAGCTCGGCCAGCACGCGGATGTGCGCTTCCACGCTGCGCGCGAGCGCGTCGAGGTTGTAGCCGCCCTCGAGCATCGACACGATGCGTCCGCGCGAATGGCGGCGCGCCACGTCGCGGATGCGGTCGGTGATCCAGGCGAAGTCGTTCTCGTTGAGACCGAGCTGCCCGAGATCGTCGTCCCGGTGCGCATCGAAACCCGCGCTCACGAACACCATCTGCGGCCGGAACGCCTCGAGCCGGGGCATCCAGATCGCCTCGATCATCTCGCGCACGTCCATGCCCTTGGTGTAGGCCGGGATCGGCAGGTTGAGCATGTTCGAGGCCGGATGCTCGGTGCCGCTGTAGGGATAGAACGGATGCTGGAAGAAGCCGACCATCAGCACGCGCGGATCGTCCGACAGGATGTTCTCGGTGCCGTTGCCGTGGTGCACGTCGAAGTCGACCACGGCCACGCGGTCGAAGCCGTGCACCTCGAGCGCATGGCGCGCCGCGATCGCGACGTTGTTGAGGAAGCAGAAGCCCATCGCCTGCTCGCGGCAGGCATGGTGGCCGGGCGGACGCACGGCGCAGAAGGCGTTCTCGACCTCGCCGGCGATCACCGCGTCGGTGGCCGCGATGGCCGCCCCGGCGGCGCGCCGTGCCGCCAGCAGCGTGAAGCGGTTGAGCGCGGTGTCGGGGTCGATGTGCGCATGGTCGGGGCCGCCGACCGGCTCGTCGGCCACCAGCCGCTGGTGCAGCGCCTCGAGGTATTCGACGTGTTCGGTGCTGTGCGCCCGGGTGATCTGCGGCAGCGTGGCCAGCGGGACGTCGCGCCGCTCGAGCGCGTCGCCGACGCCGGTGGCCAGCAGCCGGTCCTCGATGGCATCCAGGCGCTCGGGGCATTCGGGATGACCCCGGCCCATGTCGTGCTTCCAGCAGTCGCGATGAGTGAAGTAACCGGTCTTGCCCATGTCTCGGTGTCGCGTCTAGACCTCACGCGGCGCGGGGCTGCCGGGTCTTACGGTATCGTTTGCATATGGATACAAATATGGACGTTGCCGCGAAGCTT is from Variovorax paradoxus and encodes:
- a CDS encoding histone deacetylase family protein, with translation MGKTGYFTHRDCWKHDMGRGHPECPERLDAIEDRLLATGVGDALERRDVPLATLPQITRAHSTEHVEYLEALHQRLVADEPVGGPDHAHIDPDTALNRFTLLAARRAAGAAIAATDAVIAGEVENAFCAVRPPGHHACREQAMGFCFLNNVAIAARHALEVHGFDRVAVVDFDVHHGNGTENILSDDPRVLMVGFFQHPFYPYSGTEHPASNMLNLPIPAYTKGMDVREMIEAIWMPRLEAFRPQMVFVSAGFDAHRDDDLGQLGLNENDFAWITDRIRDVARRHSRGRIVSMLEGGYNLDALARSVEAHIRVLAEL
- a CDS encoding mechanosensitive ion channel; the protein is MNFNDFTQRLAQVDARGIAIELAALAACIALAWGICRWFGRDQPKDSIWFGERTFDGVLFPLLALVFAELARRLVSEYQTILVLRIGVSVFLSLAVIRLFARVLRAVFPASNLVRLLERTISWLAWVAAVLWIIGLLPPVLAELDDITLAFGKTRVSLQTIIQGALSAGLVLVIALWIASTIEKRILREAVTDLSMRKVASNAVRALLLLVGLLFALSAVGVDLTALSVLGGALGVGLGFGLQKLAANYVSGFVILLERSIRIGDNVKVDTFEGRITDIKTRYTLIRAGNGREAIVPNESLITSRVENLSIADRKFNITTSIVVGYESDVAQVQAILCDAAKAQSRVMTDPAPVAFLMNFAPDGLEFTLNFWVADPDKGKDNLRSAINVAILEGLRAAKIDIPYPQRVLRVESLPPGISPPADAAL
- a CDS encoding electron transfer flavoprotein subunit alpha/FixB family protein, which produces MTALVIAEHDHASIKPATLNTVTAALACGGDVHVLVAGANAAEAAKAAAQIAGVTKVIAADSASLAENLAENVAAQVLAIASNYSHILFPSTANGKNVAPRVAAKLDVAQISDITKVDSPDTFERPIYAGNAIATVQSSDATKVITVRTTGFDAAAATGGSATVETAEGVADSGKSSFVGREVTKSERPELTAAKIIVSGGRALGSAEKFTEVMAPLADKLNAGLGASRAAVDAGYAPNDWQVGQTGKIVAPQLYIAAGISGAIQHLAGMKDSKVIVAINKDEEAPIFSVADYGLVADLFTAVPELVKAL
- a CDS encoding electron transfer flavoprotein subunit beta/FixA family protein, yielding MKVLVPVKRVVDYNVKVRVKSDGTGVDIANVKMSMNPFDEIAVEEAVRLKEKGVVTEVIAVSCGDAKSQETLRTAMAIGADRGILVETSEELQPLAVAKLLKALVDKEQPQLIILGKQAIDDDANQTGQMLAALADLPQATFASKVEVAGDKANVTREVDGGLETVSLTLPAVITTDLRLNEPRYVTLPNIMKAKKKQLDTFKPEDLGVDVKPRLKTLKVSEPPKRGAGIKVPDVATLVDKLKNEAKVI
- a CDS encoding acyl-CoA dehydrogenase, which encodes MSYTAPLKDMLFDIEHLANIGEIARLPGFEDAGLETAQAVLEECARFNQDVIAPLNVAGDRNPSSFKDGEVTTTAGFKDAFAQYVSGGWQGLQHPADFGGQGLPKTIGAACGEMLNSANMSFALCPLLSDGAIEALLTAGSDELKATYLEKLVSGQWTGTMNLTEPQAGSDLALVRSRAEPQPDGSYKVFGTKIFITYGEHDMAENIVHLVLARVSGAPEGVKGISLFVVPKFLLNADGSPGARNDVHCVSIEHKMGIKASPTAVLQYGDHGGAVGYLVGQENRGLEYMFIMMNSARYAVGMQGIAIAERAYQHAVAYARERVQSRPVDGSINASAAIIHHPDVKRMLMTMRAYTEGCRAMASVAAAAYDAAHHHPDADARKQNQAFYEFMVPLVKGYSTEMSLEVTSLGVQVHGGMGFIEETGAAQYYRDAKILTIYEGTTAIQANDLVGRKTARDGGQTAKAIAAQIEKTEAELAKSDSAAAKAVLKRLKAAREAFVEVVDFVAGQTKASPNAVFAGSVPYLMLAGNLVAGWQLARSLIVAQDQASHNVDVDFMQAKITTARFYAEHILAKAPGLRDSIVDGAESVNALALEAF